The Pantoea sp. At-9b genome includes a window with the following:
- a CDS encoding DUF1176 domain-containing protein translates to MSYWMKSLLLLLFLFAAGVQADPLQKSFSDWQLTCNNAAFCVARSFPGDNGLVMTLSRHAGSDDRPLLRIDYGSAYSGELPGAPLQDNLLLDQRLLKPDLKHWSVEPHHLATSNPIAIDEFLAQTLDADTLQLTYQAKAAVSLHGMKAALLLMDEVQGRVNGLSAWIKRGDRVVWDVPPPPALPRLPAPLPQPAPLTHEETSGLIDYGTWRINTDSCSLDPMRREVSVAPLTDNKALLLVSCETGAYNVIDLAFEVTRSQPYVARGLTLTLPFTPPSRTDNQLDVVNAEYDANSGFLYTFSKGRGLGDCGIATRWQFDGNEFVLAEYAEEKTCDAWHSSDDWPTLWVSQPETAPSSP, encoded by the coding sequence ATGTCGTATTGGATGAAATCGCTGCTTTTATTGCTTTTTCTGTTTGCTGCGGGAGTGCAGGCGGATCCACTGCAAAAGTCATTTTCTGACTGGCAGCTGACCTGCAACAATGCGGCTTTTTGCGTAGCACGCAGTTTTCCGGGCGACAATGGCCTGGTAATGACCCTCTCCCGGCATGCGGGGAGTGATGACCGGCCGCTGCTGCGGATTGATTATGGCAGCGCTTACAGTGGTGAGCTTCCCGGCGCGCCTTTGCAGGATAATCTGTTGCTCGATCAGCGCCTGCTGAAACCCGATCTCAAACACTGGAGTGTGGAACCTCATCATCTTGCGACCAGTAATCCCATCGCCATTGATGAGTTTCTGGCCCAAACGCTGGATGCGGATACCCTCCAGCTCACGTATCAGGCTAAAGCGGCAGTTTCACTGCACGGTATGAAAGCGGCGTTGTTGCTGATGGATGAGGTGCAGGGCAGGGTGAATGGCCTGAGTGCCTGGATAAAGCGTGGCGACCGTGTGGTGTGGGATGTCCCGCCGCCACCCGCGTTACCCCGTTTACCTGCACCATTGCCACAGCCCGCGCCGCTCACCCACGAAGAAACCAGTGGTTTAATTGATTACGGCACCTGGCGTATTAATACTGACAGCTGCTCCCTTGACCCGATGCGGCGCGAGGTCAGCGTCGCGCCCTTGACCGATAACAAAGCGTTGCTGCTGGTAAGCTGTGAAACCGGGGCGTACAACGTGATTGATCTGGCTTTTGAGGTCACGCGCAGCCAGCCTTATGTCGCGCGTGGTCTGACACTGACACTGCCCTTTACGCCGCCGTCGCGCACGGATAATCAACTGGATGTGGTAAACGCCGAATATGATGCCAACAGCGGCTTCCTGTACACCTTTAGTAAGGGACGCGGGCTGGGAGATTGCGGTATTGCCACGCGTTGGCAGTTTGATGGCAACGAATTTGTGCTGGCGGAGTATGCGGAAGAGAAAACCTGCGACGCCTGGCACAGTAGCGACGACTGGCCAACCTTGTGGGTTAGCCAGCCGGAAACCGCGCCATCCTCGCCTTAA
- the nudK gene encoding GDP-mannose pyrophosphatase NudK has product MPLKINIIKDKLLSENWFVLRNFTYEITRNNGEVLRHRREVYDRGNGATILLYNREKNSVVLTRQFRIATYLNGNESGELIETCAGLLDDDTPEDCIRKEAIEETGYQVGKVEKLWEAYMSPGGVTEILHFFAAEYSEAQRANKGGGVEDEEITVLELSFPEALAMVKNGRIRDGKTIMLLQHAQLAGWLRA; this is encoded by the coding sequence ATGCCGTTAAAGATCAACATCATTAAAGACAAGTTGCTGTCAGAAAACTGGTTTGTGCTGCGCAACTTTACCTACGAAATCACCCGCAACAATGGCGAAGTGCTGCGTCACCGACGTGAAGTCTACGACCGTGGTAACGGTGCCACTATTCTGTTGTATAACCGTGAAAAAAACAGCGTGGTGCTGACGCGTCAGTTTCGTATCGCGACTTACCTGAACGGCAATGAGAGCGGAGAGCTGATTGAAACCTGCGCTGGCTTGCTGGACGACGATACCCCGGAAGACTGCATCCGTAAGGAAGCCATCGAGGAGACCGGTTACCAGGTCGGGAAAGTGGAAAAACTCTGGGAAGCCTATATGTCACCCGGTGGCGTTACCGAAATTCTGCACTTTTTCGCCGCTGAATACAGCGAAGCGCAGCGCGCCAATAAAGGTGGCGGGGTGGAAGATGAAGAGATTACCGTGTTGGAACTGAGTTTTCCCGAAGCGCTGGCGATGGTGAAAAATGGCCGTATCCGCGATGGTAAAACCATTATGTTGCTGCAACATGCGCAACTGGCGGGATGGTTACGCGCCTGA
- the napC gene encoding cytochrome c-type protein NapC has translation MKQMIMRIWRWWRRPSRLALGTLLLIGFAGGIIFWGGFNTGLEMTNREQFCIGCHEMRNNVYQEYMQTVHYNNRSGVRATCPDCHVPHEWGPKMWRKLEASKEVYAKLFGIVDTPEKFEEKRLELAQNEWRRMRNNNSQACRNCHNFEYMDFTAQKTVAAKMHTKAVEEGKTCIDCHKGIAHHLPDMKEEKNGF, from the coding sequence ATGAAACAGATGATCATGCGTATTTGGCGCTGGTGGCGGCGTCCCAGCCGTCTGGCGCTGGGCACTCTGCTGTTGATTGGTTTTGCGGGTGGTATCATCTTCTGGGGCGGCTTTAACACCGGCCTGGAGATGACCAACCGCGAGCAATTCTGCATTGGTTGCCATGAAATGCGTAACAACGTCTATCAGGAATATATGCAGACGGTGCACTACAACAACCGCAGCGGCGTGCGTGCCACCTGCCCGGATTGCCACGTACCGCATGAGTGGGGACCGAAGATGTGGCGTAAACTCGAAGCCAGTAAAGAGGTTTACGCCAAGCTGTTTGGCATTGTCGATACGCCAGAGAAGTTTGAGGAAAAGCGGCTCGAACTGGCACAGAACGAATGGCGCAGGATGCGGAACAACAATTCGCAGGCCTGTCGCAACTGCCATAACTTTGAGTATATGGATTTCACGGCGCAGAAGACCGTGGCGGCGAAAATGCATACCAAAGCGGTGGAGGAAGGTAAAACCTGTATCGACTGCCATAAAGGGATTGCGCATCACCTGCCCGACATGAAAGAGGAAAAAAACGGGTTTTGA
- the napB gene encoding nitrate reductase cytochrome c-type subunit, with amino-acid sequence MKPLITLLTCAALMLGGAVWADNGVDLQRSPEVTATQQGTIHQPKEQGRKPLNYVNQPPVIPHSVDGYQVTKNVNRCLQCHGTQSYLTTGAPRVSPTHFTDRDGLVSSSVSPRRYFCLQCHVPQTDAKPVVENTFRPAEGFGQ; translated from the coding sequence ATGAAACCTCTTATCACACTTCTTACATGCGCCGCCCTGATGCTGGGTGGCGCGGTCTGGGCCGATAATGGCGTAGATCTGCAACGGTCACCGGAGGTGACGGCGACGCAGCAGGGCACCATCCATCAGCCCAAAGAGCAGGGGCGCAAACCGCTGAACTACGTCAATCAGCCGCCCGTGATCCCACACAGCGTGGATGGCTACCAGGTGACGAAGAACGTTAACCGCTGCCTGCAATGCCACGGCACGCAAAGTTATCTCACTACCGGTGCGCCACGCGTCAGCCCGACCCACTTTACCGATCGTGATGGGCTGGTTAGCAGTTCGGTGTCACCGCGTCGCTACTTTTGTCTGCAATGTCATGTGCCGCAGACCGATGCCAAACCGGTGGTAGAAAACACCTTCCGTCCGGCAGAGGGCTTTGGTCAATGA
- the napA gene encoding nitrate reductase catalytic subunit NapA: MQLSRRDFMKANAAAAAAAAAGLVIPSVTKAATSLAAPIRWEKAPCRFCGTGCGVLVGTQEGRVVASQGDPQAEVNRGLNCIKGYFLPKIMYGKDRLTQPLLRMTDGRFDKNGEFTPVSWDQAFDIMEEKFKAALKANGPESIGMFGSGQWTLWEGYAASKLMKAGFRSNNLDPNARHCMASAVVGFMRTFGMDEPMGCYDDIEQADAFVLWGSNMAEMHPILWSRVTARRLSNENVKVAVLSTYRHRSFELADNGMVFVPQTDLVILNFIANYIIQNGKVDKTFLANHVTLRQGATDIGYGLRPSDPRQARAKNPDSDASTPINFDEYAKFVAEYTLEKASAMSGVEQDQLVKLAELYADPKINVVSYWTMGFNQHTRGVWANNLVYNLHLLTGKISRPGTGPFSLTGQPSACGTAREVGTFSHRLPADMVVTNDKHRALAEKLWKLPSGTIPAKPGYHAVAQDRALKDGKINVYWSMCNNNMQAGPNLTQERMPGWRDERNFVVVSDPYPTVSALSADLILPTAMWVEKEGAYGNAERRTQFWHQQVKAPGEAKSDLWQLVNFSKRFRVADVWPEALLAQEPALRDKTLYDVLFANGQVNQFPLSEVADDQLNDDARAFGFYLQKGLFEEYASFGRGHGHDLAPFDAYHQARGLRWPVVDGKETRWRYREGHDSYVKAGEGVRFYGKPDGKATIFALPYEPPAESPDAEYDLWFCTGRVLEHWHTGTMTRRVPELHRAVPQALLYIHPLDAKARGLRRGEKVRVVSRRGEAMATVETRGRNQPPQGLVFTPFFDAGVLVNNITLDATDPLSKQTDYKKCAVKLVKI, from the coding sequence ATGCAACTGAGTCGTCGTGATTTTATGAAAGCCAATGCAGCGGCTGCTGCGGCGGCTGCTGCCGGATTAGTGATTCCTTCCGTGACCAAAGCCGCCACATCGCTGGCTGCTCCCATCCGCTGGGAAAAAGCACCTTGCCGTTTTTGCGGCACCGGTTGCGGCGTGCTGGTGGGCACCCAGGAGGGTCGCGTCGTGGCGTCGCAGGGGGATCCGCAGGCCGAGGTGAACCGTGGCCTTAACTGCATCAAAGGATACTTCCTGCCAAAGATTATGTATGGCAAGGATCGTCTTACCCAGCCGTTACTGCGTATGACCGATGGCCGTTTCGATAAAAACGGTGAATTCACGCCTGTCAGTTGGGACCAGGCGTTCGACATCATGGAAGAGAAGTTCAAGGCGGCGCTCAAGGCCAATGGGCCGGAATCTATCGGCATGTTCGGTTCGGGTCAATGGACGCTGTGGGAAGGCTATGCCGCCTCAAAGCTGATGAAAGCCGGTTTCCGCAGCAATAACCTCGATCCGAATGCGCGTCACTGTATGGCGTCGGCCGTCGTCGGCTTTATGCGCACCTTTGGCATGGATGAGCCGATGGGCTGCTATGACGATATTGAGCAGGCCGATGCGTTCGTGTTGTGGGGATCGAACATGGCTGAGATGCACCCGATCCTCTGGTCACGTGTCACGGCGCGCCGGTTGAGCAATGAAAACGTCAAGGTTGCGGTGTTGTCGACCTATCGCCACCGCAGCTTTGAACTGGCGGATAACGGCATGGTGTTTGTCCCGCAGACCGATCTGGTGATCCTCAACTTTATCGCCAACTACATCATTCAGAACGGCAAGGTGGATAAAACCTTCCTGGCAAACCACGTCACGCTGCGTCAGGGGGCAACCGACATCGGCTATGGTCTGCGTCCGTCCGACCCACGTCAGGCCAGAGCGAAGAACCCGGACAGCGATGCCTCTACCCCGATTAACTTCGACGAATACGCGAAGTTTGTCGCGGAATACACGCTGGAAAAAGCCAGTGCGATGAGTGGCGTCGAGCAGGATCAGCTGGTGAAGCTGGCCGAGTTGTATGCCGATCCAAAGATTAACGTTGTCTCGTACTGGACGATGGGGTTCAACCAGCATACACGTGGCGTGTGGGCCAACAACCTGGTCTACAACCTGCATCTGTTGACCGGAAAAATCTCGCGCCCGGGCACCGGGCCTTTCTCGCTCACCGGCCAGCCTTCAGCCTGTGGGACCGCACGTGAAGTGGGTACTTTCTCCCATCGACTGCCTGCCGATATGGTGGTGACCAATGACAAGCATCGCGCGCTGGCAGAAAAGCTGTGGAAACTGCCGTCAGGCACTATTCCGGCCAAACCCGGCTATCACGCGGTGGCGCAGGACCGGGCGTTAAAGGACGGCAAAATCAACGTCTATTGGTCGATGTGCAACAACAACATGCAGGCCGGACCCAACCTGACGCAGGAACGTATGCCGGGCTGGCGTGACGAGCGCAACTTTGTGGTGGTGTCGGACCCGTATCCGACCGTCAGCGCACTGTCGGCTGATTTGATTTTGCCTACCGCCATGTGGGTAGAAAAAGAGGGTGCTTATGGCAACGCTGAACGCCGCACCCAATTCTGGCATCAGCAGGTGAAAGCGCCGGGCGAGGCGAAATCGGATCTCTGGCAATTGGTTAACTTCTCGAAGCGCTTTCGTGTGGCGGACGTCTGGCCAGAAGCGCTGCTGGCGCAGGAACCCGCGTTGCGTGATAAGACCCTGTATGACGTGCTGTTCGCCAACGGCCAGGTCAACCAGTTCCCGCTAAGTGAGGTTGCAGACGACCAACTGAACGACGACGCGCGCGCTTTCGGTTTCTATCTGCAAAAAGGGTTATTTGAAGAGTATGCCAGCTTTGGCCGAGGTCACGGTCACGATCTGGCCCCCTTTGATGCCTATCATCAGGCGCGTGGCCTGCGCTGGCCGGTGGTCGACGGTAAAGAGACACGCTGGCGTTATCGCGAAGGTCATGACAGCTACGTTAAAGCCGGCGAAGGCGTGCGTTTTTACGGCAAACCAGACGGTAAAGCCACGATTTTTGCCCTGCCTTACGAGCCGCCCGCAGAATCCCCGGATGCGGAATATGATCTGTGGTTCTGTACCGGCCGCGTGCTGGAGCACTGGCATACCGGCACCATGACGCGCCGCGTGCCGGAACTGCACCGCGCGGTGCCGCAGGCGCTGCTGTATATCCATCCGCTTGATGCCAAAGCGCGCGGTCTGCGCCGGGGCGAGAAGGTTCGTGTGGTGTCGAGACGTGGTGAAGCGATGGCCACCGTCGAGACGCGTGGTCGCAATCAGCCGCCCCAGGGACTGGTGTTTACACCGTTTTTTGATGCCGGAGTGCTGGTCAACAATATCACGCTGGACGCCACTGACCCGCTCTCGAAGCAGACCGATTACAAAAAATGCGCCGTCAAGCTGGTGAAAATTTAA
- a CDS encoding chaperone NapD: MNPNNSWHVCGLVIQARPSALAAVTQELLSWADSDIAAQDAARGTLAVTLAASDSAALLNNIEATRNIPGVLAVSLVYHQQDESQELAREIVCN; this comes from the coding sequence ATGAACCCGAATAACAGCTGGCACGTCTGTGGCCTGGTGATTCAGGCGCGACCCAGCGCACTGGCTGCGGTCACGCAAGAGCTACTGAGCTGGGCCGACAGCGATATTGCGGCGCAGGATGCTGCGCGCGGCACTCTGGCCGTCACGCTGGCTGCCTCCGACAGTGCCGCGCTACTCAACAATATTGAAGCCACCCGCAATATACCCGGCGTGTTGGCGGTATCGCTGGTGTATCACCAGCAGGATGAATCGCAAGAACTTGCCAGGGAAATCGTATGCAACTGA